The following coding sequences are from one Leptospira mayottensis 200901116 window:
- a CDS encoding NADH-quinone oxidoreductase subunit A → MDSAPEHLGPLLIQFLFGVGFSALILTLAILIGPKKKSKPQDAFECGVQYYGDARGLFNIKFYLVAVLFILFDIEAVFLFPYAVNLIGFKNAGLGFFLIFEMFVFVLTLVVGLYYIWKKGALEWD, encoded by the coding sequence ATGGATAGCGCTCCCGAGCACCTTGGCCCGTTATTGATTCAATTTTTATTTGGAGTCGGATTCTCCGCTCTGATTCTTACCCTTGCCATACTCATTGGTCCAAAGAAAAAATCGAAACCTCAAGATGCTTTCGAATGTGGGGTGCAGTATTACGGAGACGCGAGAGGACTTTTCAACATCAAGTTTTATTTGGTTGCGGTTCTTTTCATCCTCTTCGACATTGAGGCGGTCTTTTTGTTTCCTTATGCGGTCAATCTGATCGGATTCAAAAATGCTGGACTTGGTTTTTTTCTCATCTTCGAGATGTTTGTGTTTGTTCTGACCTTGGTTGTGGGTTTATACTATATCTGGAAGAAAGGAGCGCTGGAATGGGATTGA
- a CDS encoding NADH-quinone oxidoreductase subunit B — MGLSDLSKAPGQVLGDMLQLGNIESVIQWGRGNSLWPFPFATACCGIEYMSTACSDYDIARFGAERPSFSPRQADMILVLGTITYKMAPVLRQIYDQMAEPKFVISVGACASSGGMFNTYGVLQGVDRILPVDIYVPGCPPRPEAILDALVKLQTKLKTQGLEARRQEVMQKIQELNERNKPLVVR; from the coding sequence ATGGGATTGAGTGATTTGAGTAAAGCTCCGGGTCAAGTTCTGGGAGATATGCTCCAACTCGGAAACATCGAATCCGTGATTCAATGGGGAAGGGGCAACTCCCTTTGGCCTTTTCCTTTCGCTACCGCTTGTTGCGGAATCGAATATATGAGTACTGCCTGTTCCGATTACGACATTGCCCGTTTCGGGGCGGAGCGTCCTTCGTTTTCTCCGCGTCAGGCGGACATGATTCTCGTATTGGGAACGATCACATACAAGATGGCTCCTGTTCTTCGGCAGATCTACGATCAAATGGCGGAACCCAAGTTCGTCATCAGTGTCGGAGCTTGCGCTTCCTCCGGGGGAATGTTCAACACCTACGGAGTTTTGCAGGGGGTGGACCGAATTCTTCCGGTGGACATATATGTTCCCGGTTGTCCTCCGAGACCTGAGGCGATTTTAGACGCACTCGTTAAATTGCAGACGAAACTGAAAACCCAGGGGCTGGAAGCGAGACGTCAGGAAGTGATGCAGAAAATCCAGGAATTGAACGAAAGAAATAAACCCCTGGTCGTACGATGA
- a CDS encoding NADH-quinone oxidoreductase subunit C, with product MKEEVERFLKEKFPHFLDVQELVVSNLPVFYLKAEGIVPVLNALKNHPTLNYNFLNDLTAVDWLGKKETRFEVNYLLRSGNRAASKIQIKVRVEDGESIPSVTNVYKGANWPEREVYDLFGISFIGHPNLDRILMPDNFQGHPLRKDFPLEGFGQDYLIEDLLHIHVNEDITKEGGK from the coding sequence ATGAAAGAAGAAGTAGAACGTTTCCTCAAAGAAAAATTTCCGCATTTTTTAGACGTACAAGAACTGGTCGTCTCCAATCTTCCGGTTTTTTATCTAAAGGCCGAAGGTATAGTTCCCGTATTGAACGCTCTTAAAAATCATCCCACACTTAATTATAATTTTTTAAACGACTTAACTGCAGTGGATTGGCTCGGAAAAAAGGAAACCCGATTCGAAGTCAATTATCTGCTTCGTTCCGGAAATAGGGCTGCGAGCAAGATTCAGATCAAGGTCCGGGTCGAAGACGGGGAATCTATTCCAAGTGTGACTAACGTTTACAAGGGAGCCAACTGGCCGGAAAGGGAAGTATATGATCTTTTTGGAATATCCTTTATAGGTCATCCGAACTTGGATCGGATTTTGATGCCCGACAATTTTCAAGGACATCCCTTACGGAAGGACTTTCCGTTGGAAGGATTCGGTCAGGATTATCTGATCGAGGACCTTCTTCATATCCACGTAAATGAAGATATAACCAAGGAAGGAGGGAAGTAG